ctgtctttttacgaaTGTTGCATATCGCCTCATAAacaaaaaaccatgtctgcatttgtgatcagagaaacgacaaaccacaagcgctactctacactgctcaaaactctcatTTGAATCATGAGTGGCAAATTCtctgaatataaaaacatacttacaggctgtgagtaagaagtgccagactgtccttgcaaagttggaattgccccgctttatagaaacagcctttgtgccacagccggcattgtaggctactctcccatgaaacagttctccataaaatgcgctgcacacactcgaatattgggattgaactgttctggaacagtgttgtaaatacaacttaaccccTGATTTTGTtatgtcctcttttgaaaggccaaacaaagtagtttcactttcacaacgaaacaaacagtgtctccacaacaggGCGGAgacggcggcagcaacaatactacagcaagaataaaagttatgccgcctttgcgtgaacatttgggtggtgttatacAGATCTTCCCAAACattgacgtagacatgtgggggagtgtttaatcgaggtgttttaggagggcgtggaccagtctaacttttataaagaacataactttggggtgagactttagtctttgcaacttcaggggttttatctatgcatgaacagcttgtaacgctccaaagagaaaggaaaacttgaaattgcatcatatgacccctttaaataatagtaattgtgACTTACACATCATataatcacaatttacattgaatgatgtttataccattgtttgaagcaatCGCATGCCATATTTTAGATGGAAAAATTTgtattgcttttctatagtattaatcTTCAAATGTGAACTATACATTACATACAAGTATAAAtatgcatggtattataatgttatactaaatataaaattaaaacaatggaaaaaccctaaGATAACGTGtaaggaaaaaaacacataacttGCTTTATTTGACAGTCCTAGTTTATTAtgcttatttttgtgttttcgtTTACTGCATCTGTTTGATCTCTTGTCTGTGCTTAAATATGCCTGAACATCATGCAAGTTTCTGAAAATTTGGGACATCAACTTTATTTACTACTTTTTTATTGAAGGCTCACCTGAGAGCAGTGCCCCTGGTATTGTGGAGGTCACCCATTGTAATTTCAGACCATCCACCTCTCCTCTTACCCACTCCAGTCCAAGCCAGACCTCCATTCCAAGTGGAAATGGgtaataattgattattattgatCAACCGTATGTTATTGTGTAacgtgttttaaatatatttgtggttCAGAGCATGGATAAATAATGGCCTGATTTGACTCTTAACCATGTGTTTTGTAAATAGGGAGACGTCTCCGTGCTCACCTGGTAGCGGGAAGGATCAGAGTAGTCCTGCTGGAGATTCTGGTTCCCCTCAGTCTCATTGTTCAAGCCCATCTCTCAGCAGACTGACTTATCTCTCCATTAATGAGAACACTTTCATGCCCACCCCTGATCACCATAAGGTGAGTGTTTAACCTGCTTTATAGTTTTATGTGAATTACAATATAAGCTAATTAAATATTTAGGAAGTGAAGGTGTTGCTGAAAAGCTTGATGTATCGtatttgttacattttcaaaaaataaataaataaaagctattcttttttactttataaaaatcactAAACATTTTCACAGGAAAAATCCATGTGTACCACAACCTGGAGGAAGAGTTTTAAGTATAAAGTACAAAGCTGAAGtgatctttgtttttcttttttcgtttAGTTAGAATATGCaaaactcaatattttaactaattgcaaaagctgaatctTTTAAAGCCTActgattaattgtttaaataataatgttgaataaGCGTTCTggttaaaattttgtttgttttggcccTATTGGAAGCCTATGTTGCTTGACCATTATTTGATATTGATACCAATGCTGCTGATGTACTTTATGGTTTAATTAACAGAAGAATCTTTTCTGCTTCTCCAGAAAAACACCTCGATGGCTCTAAGCACCACTATAATCAGAgccagtccaactcctccagtgGAGCCGTTTGATAATGGAAATGTTCTGAGTTCTTCAAAGAGTCCAGagcctctttgccactctgaaaTTCCAGGCCTCAACAAAAAGACCTCTGAACTGGGCTCAGGCAGCCAAAGTGACTTCCATAAAGACTACAGAAATAGATACTCTAAGGGCCACCACCAATCTGAGCCTGGGCCGAGGTTGTACCCTCAAGGGGATTCTGGATACTCGAGCAAGCTGAACATTCAGCATTCATCTGGAACAGCCACAGAACAGGCACACCAAGTGTTGCCTCATGTCTTGGGGTCTGGGTCTAGTTTTGGCGCTGCGGATGACTTGACATATGGGCCAGTACCAAGCTACACCTCTCAGGGTGCCTTGCCAAATCTTCCCAACCACCTAACAGGGCGTTCCCTCTTCAGTTCCCAACTGGCACAGCAGTATCTGAGCTCAGAGGGGCCTCTACATGCTCCTCCTTATCAGATTGGAGGACCATCTGGTTTGTATGGCGTATCAGCTGCAAACCCATCTATGGGACATATGCATGTACCTGGGCATACAAGTCTTCAGTCTGGATACCTGAACTCCGGTCAACAGCATCCTCCTCAGTATCCAGTCAGCAAGACCTATGGACAGCCAAGTGTTAGGTCATGGGGTGTACGGGATCTTGCAGACCTTAGAAGTGAGttgaaaataattcatatattttaaagacattgGTGTTACAATTtgttaaaagaagaaaacaaaaatgtttttcttcagcTCCAGTGATGGTTCCAAATGAGCTGAAGTTTCCCAGTTCTTGCTGTGTGGGAATTGCTTCTCAGACGTCCCTCAACATCTTCAACCCCTCTGAGCGCTGGCAGCAAGTTTCAATCTCCATCACAAGCCTATCCATTGATGGAGAGAAGGTTCAGAAATCTGTCGGATGTagtctagaccagtggttctcaactatcTGGCTGAGGCACACTAGGCGGGAGGGAGGCTTTAAATATTATCTTTCAGTCAGAAAGAATGAGAACCACTGGTCTTATGGAGATGTCTTATTCATTCAGTCAACATCTGTATGCAGTattataattgtcattttatCACAGGTGGAGTCTCTCCAGTTCCAGTggctgataataaaaaataagatcatAATTGGACCCAAATGTACAGAAGAACAGAAGGTTTTGTTTATAGCACCAAGGGCTGGACTGTATCAGTTTACTCTCAGTGTGTCATCCTGGCCTGCATCTGCAGAGTCGGAGACTGTGGCGCACGCAGAAGTCTTTGCAAAGAAAGTGGTGCTGATCGCTGTGGCTGAGAACCCTGCAATAGAGGTTAGCGTTTACCTTTGTCTTTGTTGCGAGTTTCAGAGCACTAAAATtgcaagtcattttattttttgtagccaGGATTAATAGTATGGCAGTTTGACCCTTGAAAttggtttctcttttttttttcctgtaggtGTAATCCATGTGAAACGTGcacaaataacaaatgttttttacacCTTTAAATAAATAGGTTGACGTTGGAAAGACAGGCTGTCTGGACTTTGGGGACCTGCCTGGGGGCAGTACCAAGGCCCTGCCGCTCAAAGTTGTCAACGGTAGTCATGCCACTGTGCCTGTTCGACTCGTTATCAGTGCGGTCAGTAAAATCTGTCAGCGTttggttttgaaaaatgtgtatgAGACATCGGACTGATTAAGCTCAGATCTCATTCAAAGGCATGTTGATTAAATTCAAGGACAAAGGTTTTGTCTCTTACAGAATGCATCAGCATGGCATTGTTTCGGCTTCTCTAAGAGCCCAGTTGCCATGACCACGGACGGTTACCTTCATACTGGCTCAAATCTGCCCTCGCTTTCAACTTCATCAGTCATAAACCATGTGCTGCATGCCAGTTATGCAGAggtgaatatcttttttttttttttaattgctttctgGTTTGATGGCATATTTGACTGTTTAAATacgtttcttatttttttttcttcagaatcaaCAAAGCTTCTTGGTGTGGGTTCATTTCAGTCCACCTCAGAAATACATTTCAAGTTCAGGTATGCATGTAAACCTAAAAACTAGACACAAGTTGAGAAATGTTTATCAGTGTTATTTGATGATACTATTATAGTATCTGTGAGGTATTATCATAGTTTTagagatttagatttttaatacttttttttttattttatttttttatacatttagttAACTGTAATGACCCGCCCTGTATAGAGTAAAATAGATCACAGACTGAACATGAGATGCTGTCTCTTTTTGATGCAGGTGAGTTGGGGCCAGCTGATGAATATAGTGCAAGGGTGGATATTGAGGTGGACAGTCCAGGCCCCAGTCATGTGATTCAGAGTGTAGCCCTGAGGGCGAGGTCTGGCACTCCCAGAGTGCATGCACCCAAAGACTTACAGGTAATGGATAAAGCAATGTCACTACATGCTACAAGACACACTTAGCTTTTTGAAGTTATGAAATGGCTTcagttttatcttttaattaacttatttgattatttatttgcttgttgtCACTTATTTACTACATGGATATCTGTACAGACGGTGTGTTTTCAGGCTTCTTTGGGGCAGACAGCCAAACAGACACTTCCCTTAAAGAATGCAGGCAACATTGATGTTCTACTCAGACTCAAGGTACCTGATCATGAGCTTTACTTTTCAATTTCATACATTGACAAAATCCTATAAATACACTAGAATGTGCTTTGCATTAACACCGCAGTGTTAAAACTACATAGCTTAGACTTTGCTGTGGATTCACTCTGTGTTTTTCAGGGTACTGATGGGGACAGCTGCTTTACTGTGAAGCCAGAGGAACTGATTCTGAAAGCTGGAGAGGAGAAGGGCGTAGTGGTTTCCTTTACTGCCCAGGACACACAGAAATTCAGGGAGAGGCATGTTCACTCATATAGATTGATTTgatgtattgtatattttatgtattatgccTTTTGTCTGcttttgagtgttttatttttttttttacctcttataTTAAATGCTATACAGTTCAGATTGTCTGAAATATAGTTGAACTATTTAGGGgcaaagtgtatttttaaaatctactTGCTACTTCATATTGTTGTAGTTTggagtaatatttattttcttttctcagCATGCTGACGATTCTGGTTCTACCCAGCGGACCTCAGTATGAGGTGATGCTGAAAGGAGAGATGGTTCAGGGAGTTTCTGGGAAAGTAGTATCCCCACCTGCTGTATTATCACAGGCTGAGGTCCCACCCATCCTCTCCAACAAACAGTTCATGGCATGGGGAGGGGTTACCCTGGGAAGAGCCGTGTAAGTATACGTAACAATAGAAACTGCCAATCAAAATAGTGAATTGGATGTAAATGATGCTTGTGTGTTCGTAGGCAACAGAAACTGGTTCTAAGGAACAATTCACCCACTACATCACAGCAACTCCGACTTCTCATCAGGGGTCAAGACCAAGACTGTTTCCAGGTAAGCTAACTCACTGAGAAATTTAGTTTTAGGTGTGGAGGTCTAGAAAATACGGAGCTCCTGGTTATTACTAAGTGCCTATTTCTATCTCAACCCTGCAGCTGCAGAGCTCATTTGGCCCGGATGAGCGACTGACACATAACAgggagctgtcaatcaaacccaAAGAGGATGTGACTGTTCATCTGCTCTTTGCTCCCACCCGTGTTGCATCCATGCTGGCTAAACTGGAGATCAAGCAGTCTGCTGCACGTGCCTCCCAGCCTGGGGTTAAATTCACTGTGAGTTTATTAATAATCTCTCATAAACAGTAACTGCATTACAAATAGGTGTGTTACATTTTATCTCGGTGTTCTCAGATCCCTCTGTCAGGCTATGGCGGCACGAGTAACGTGATCCTGGAGGAGTTGAGGAAGCGTTCTGATGGCTATGTGGCCACGCTAAGTGGAGTGCAGGCTGGCCGTGTCAGTAAgctctgtgtgtgcgtgagaaATACGGGTTCACGTGCTGCCTTCGTAAAAGCGGTACCCTACAGCAGTCTTCAGAATCGAGCTGTCATGGACTCAGCCATTATGAGCTTGTCCCCATCACAGTTTGTCCTGAAAGAGCGAACACAGGAGGTGAGCCAagtgcatgttgtttttttttgtttttttttttttgtgtctttatttgcTTGGAAGATTTATCAGTGCTGTTACTACAGGTGATCACAATAGCGATGAAGACTACACGCAGAGAGCAGGTTCTCTGTCAGTCTGGTGCAGCTCTCCTTGCCACTGTCTGCCTCTTCTGTGGGGACGAGGTCTCTCGACAACAGTTCAGAAAGTCAGTGGCAGTTCTCATTTGACTTGAATACTCAGCTTAGATGAGGAACATTTTAGAAACCTTTTAGTCTTTAAAAGgaataatatttcatacatttctcaacaaaaatctgttaaatctattttatataacATCTGACAAGTAgtttatttgggaaaaaaaaacgaTCTTTTAACTTgatgtttgaataaaaaataagcagATGCCACATTTGAGCAATTTGTGTAATTTtgcagttaaatgtttttttttgttttgtttttttgaaaactaaccaaataaaaaaaaaaaatgtatacttagTGCCCTCTATCTTTTCAACTGAACAAAGTAGGTTACCTCAGAATCAAAACAAAGTGTTAAACAAAAGGAAAGTTTTGAATGCAGCCATACATAGTTGCTAATATATGATTCACGCTTGCCAGCTGAGGATACAAGTTCCCTGATATCCTTATTAAATGTGAACTTGATCTGTTCAGTTTAATTTTCCGTATTCTGTGAtgtgaaaacatgttttgtgattttgttgtttttaatgttttcaaggTTACTACAAATCAAACCAGAAGCAGGGAATAAAGTACTGTCTGAGAACAGCTTGTTAAAAAGTATCTACTTTGATGAAATGTTCCTTGGAGAGGAGCAGGTTCAGGAGGGTAAGATGACAAGGATTTGCTCAAAATGAATTCTTTTTTAATCAGTTAACTGACCCTGGTTGTGATTGTGGCTGTTTATTTTCAGCCTATGATCTGCCTCAAAGGCCAAATGAAGCTCAGATTTTCTTTGGCAACATGAGCAAAGTGATGCTGTCACTATTTGGCACTATGGAAATGTCAGACTCTGGAGAGAGTGACCATATGGAGTCCGTCAGACCTTCGCAACGGCACACTTGTGAATCAGACAGGTAAACATCCTCAACGAACGGCATActgaacatgaatgaatgaatgctttcAGATTTCACTGTGCTGATGAAGTTAATGTGTAGTTCTCCACGCAGCGGCCGCTACATCAGTAATGTTTCCCTGGACGTGCTACCAGTCAAAGGCCCTCCATTAAGTCCATCAGAACCTGTGCTGAAACAACCAGAGCTGAAGCTAGAGAACACCTGGAGCATCAAGCCTGAACAGCTGGTTCTCACAGCACCCACTTTCAGTAAGAATCATTTGAGTTTAAGAATGTGATATTGAAAATGACCACAGATGGTGtaataaatgttgttaataataattgtttgacTCAAAGAAAATGCACTTAGCAAGTGTATGCTTCCCTCTCCAAATGTTGTCTTCTGCTGAATTAATTGCAGACAGTTCGGCTGACACCAGGCATGTACAGATACTAAACCGCTCAAACAGAGAGCTGAGCTTTGAGCTGTCCTGGCCTGCTCACTGCCTTACCATCACCCCACAGCACGGAGTCATTGAACCTCAGTACGAGACTCGCATATAAACAAACACCAGGAAAATCAATTACTTGAAAAATGAGAACAAAGCTCTAAGTACATAGCTGATATAAATGtttgccatttaaaaaataaaatagtctatagtcatttttttgttttgtttttttaggagcCACTTGCAAATCCTCATCAGTCCCAATCCTTCTTTAGCAACCAAATCCTCCATGCTGCCCTGGAGTGGACAGATCTATGTACAGTGTGATAATCAACAGAAGGTAGTCATTTCCTGCAGCATTTGTTATCCGACTTAAGAGGGAGTGTACAAGTTTTCAAGTGTTCtttcaagttcaagtttttaTATCAACAGCATACTGTGTCATATTGTTGATTTTAccaaagaaaatcattttgattttacaGTCATGCACTTGGAAGCCAAAGCATAAGGAGCATTACATTCCATAGAGTTTTAAAACagagtattaaaaaaaactaagctTAAGTAAATTCTGTACTGAATGCATATAGACAATAGGTGAAAATTAAACATCATGGTGCTGCTCTTTCTGTAACACCCATCCTTATGTCTCTCTCTTAAGTCCATTAAAGTTCAGATCCGGCAGGATCTGGCCATGGATGTCTCTGCCACTAGCTGTGCCATGGACCGCTCTTTATGCCCACTGCCCCCTCAGGCTGAGACCCCTACCCTACCAGGACAGAAACCTGAGGGCAGCAGCACCCAGCCTCAGGCAGAGATCAAGAACCGAACACTAGTCTTCCCTTCCACCGCCTCTGGAGAGTCATCAGGTGAGGATAGAACCTGTCATCTATTATAACTATCGCAATCACTTTCATTACTTTGATTTGTACAATAATAAAACTGTGATTGATTAGAGACAAAAACTTTCAATAAGATTCTGAAATCTTGGcctattaaaatatatgaaaggaACACATTTTTATCTTTGTGCAGAATGTTTTCTGGAGGTGGAGAATCATGGAGAGGAGGTCCGATGGTACCTGTCTTCATTTGCTCCTCCATATGTGAAGGTGTGTGTGACGTTAGAATTTTTGAATGCTTTCATTCTGGAGTAATTCATTGATTTTGATGGTGCTGTTGTCTGTTGGATCAGGGTGTGGATAGCAGTGGAGACGTTTATCGTGCCACATACTCTGCCTTCAGATGTGAGAAGGTATCTGGGACTCTGGGGATTCAAGAGAGGATGAAGGTAGGAGTGTGGAAGTATCAAACTTCCATCATCTAGTCtctgatcatttttatttaaaatgatttaactgtttttgtttgtttttgttaaaaggTTCCAATCACTTTCCTTCCACGTGATCAGGGAGATTATGCCCAGTTTTGGGATTTGGAATGCCACCCAGCAGCCAAACCTCAACACAAGAGCCGTGCTCGCTTCCAGTTGTGCGGCACTGTAAGTTTAATGAATGCATagttctgcagtttattttttttgtgtgtgtgtgcgttttataGTTAGACTAAACTAATGAAACTCCCAGTGAATTTGCCTGCTAAAGCATTGGCTATTAGCTAAAAGTGCCTTTTTAGTCATAAATTACTTAAAGCAAGGAAAAGGAAACTAATGCAGAAGGAGTAATGCTAATTGGGAATGGTAGTACTTGGCTGTTGAGTGTATTAATTCATGTGTGCAGGGCATAAGAGCAGGAGAAGCATGCAGTGTTAAAGAAAATTGCTCATTGGTGAAAACAGAAACCACTGTGAAGAACAGGAAGAGACTGGATTCTGCAGACTCAAAGACTGGGTAAGGGTTGTATTCATGTTAGAAATCTGAACCATttgaggaagttttttttttctaaaacgtCATAGAGCATATTTTGCTGTTTCTCTCTAATTCATTCAGATCTTCAACTGAGACCCAAAAGAGAGGTGTGTATGCACCCCAAAGTCTGTACACATTTCCTGCTACACAAGTGGGTGCCACCAGCACACTAAAGGTTAACTTCAGAAATAACTCCTCCAACACACATGAGGTGAGAATGTAGGGCTGCACTAAtcacaacacactaaaaacagatGACATTTGTAAAGTGGCTAACAACTAATCAGTGTCACTTTCCAGTTGTTTAAAATAGgtttttatgtgaaaaataacaaatcaaaacaacacccaaaaaaaaaataaatataatgtgctgaaaatttactctgaAATCATCCatgcaaaatgtagatgagtttgtttcttgcatcggaacagatgtggagaaatttagcatgacatcacttgcacaccaatagatcctctgcagtgaatgggtgccgtcagaatgagtccaaacagctaattcACTGTAATGTAgtgttaaattcattatttataagtATCTAACAAGTCCTCAATATTATTGATTTATCCTGTAAAAAGTCATTTAGTctgattcaggagagaaatatgcggATTTCAAGCAGTTGACACGTGAAAACAATCCAAAACTGATGTAAACACAGATTGTGAAAACATTTTGActtgagaggacaacaggggatggactttttccactggagctagttttattattaaataagtacTGGTATTTTtaacgttaactgatggactggagtcgtgtggattattgtgaagtttttatcagctgtttgaacttctcattctgacggcacccattcactgcaaaggatccattagtgagcaagtgatgtcatgctaaatttctccatcTAGTGAGTTCACAGAGcaaccatttaaatttaaatacattgaaGTCTAACAAATTCAGTCACTAAATGGTCATTGCATGTTGATGGGTGGAGTGTTGTTGCTACTGCTCCTAAATGTCTGGCATGAAACATAATTTGAGGTTTTCTAATTGACTTGCAGCTAAAATTCATAAGTCCTAAAGAGCCTTTCCCCACATCAAGCATTCAAATTATTATCTAAGGTGAGTTACATTCTCTCTTGCTTACACTATCTGTAGTAGTAGAAAGTCTTAATGTTTGCACAAGCCAGTAAGTGTAGAGATTTTATTGAAGCATTGCATGTCACTTCCTGCTGCCGATGCCTGATGTGAAGGCTCTGATTCAGAGCTCAGCCACAGGtcagctttttgtgtgtgtgttttgtaggcaGCACTATATGCGTTTTACtaaatgcatgtatttgtgtACTAAATATGTGTGGTGTCACAGATcacttttagttaaaattttaattttaaacttccAAACTTCttccaatattttatttatattatattagttggCTACAGGTTGTGAAACCCATCTGTTTTAAAACATCATCGGTTTTTGCAGGTTCTTGTATTAATGTGAAATTCACTTTCTTTTtaccattcacttttttttttgctccttaGCATTACAAGGTAGTTTACTTTATCTACATATTTTATTGcctttgatctttttttcttttccccatgTGCCTTCCTAGATCACAACACTACATCAACCTTCCTGTTCAGTTCGTGCCGGCCGCTGCAGGCCAGTTTTCCGGCACGCTGCtcgtacagacacacacaaagatggAGCTAATAATGAAGAGTCATTGTAAAACATACTTGAAAATAACCTGCTCAACAGAGCCGCTCACCGCCAGCAGAGGACACTGCAAGATGGAGCTAATAATGAAGAGTCATTGTAAAACATACTTGaacttttttttcatctaaatgCTTCGCAAGAGAATGTTTAACTTCATGTTTTCCACTACccttctatattttttattttttatttttttttacagctatcATCGTATAGTTATGGCCTTTTGGATAAGTACTATACAATATGGATATTATATATCCAGAATCGCAACTTTGTCATCATTTTTGGTATTTTGCCACGGATTATCACCTTTGTATCACTGATGTAAAGTCTTTGAGTTTTCCTGTCGTTTTCTAGGATTTGTTTCCTTTACTGTAACTGTTAATATGAGATGTAGATTGTGATATAGAAGTGATATCACATAATGAAGCTGGATGAATATTTTAAAGATCTACATCATCATTAGTTGAAAATTGcacctttttgtgtgtgtcctgtgtatttattttgaatcaattcttgataaataaaatttcttaattttatttattggtaaGTTGTCTTTATTTTCCACTAATGTGTATCCTACCTTTACTATTTAATATATGTCCTTTTTTATTCCaaatgaaaatcatcttgtttttttataattttattaggtagtcaacatgtttaaaacatacctttttttttataatccattAATATTTTGCTTTCAAGACATTAGATTTTAGAATTGTATCTGTTAgaactataatttttattttcattaaaagtaaaagAGGAAAAAGGCTTTTAAACCCATATTAAATATGTCCATAGATGCACATGTCTAGGGCCTGAATTCATGTGCAACACGGTTATGTTATCATTTGATTATATTCATTCTCTAGTTTACACAGGCCATCATTTTGTGCAATTCTTCCTTTCTAAAGTTTTCATACAACTACTTTATATGATCGGATGTCTGGAAAACGTGATCCATTTAACAGACTCTGCATCCTTCTTTTCAACCAAATGACCAAACAGGTAATGAAGCAGGGAAAGTTAGCTCAGTAGGATTTTCAACGTGAAGATGCGTTTAGTCCATGATGGGATGTGTTTAACATTTCAGGTGTGCTGTCTCAAGAGGAGGGTGATGAGGAGCAGTGGCAGGACCAGCAGCCATCGGTGCAGTGTGACACTAGCAGCTCCGCTGTAGTTGCACAGGTAACTGTTACAGCACGTCACCTGCACACCATTTCCATTATTGTCCACAGAGGCGATGGCTGCAGCGCTTGTGCAGAGTTTTGAATTGGAGCACGTCTTGGAAATGGCAGTAAAACCtcctaaaaagacaaaatttaaaGTTTATCAAGTTCTCCCTCTGCTATATTGAGTAGTTTTAGCTTTATGACTGATGCAGCAGCTTTTGGGAGCTGAATATCTGACCTTGTGATGTTTTAAAAAGGCTCACATATGCGAATATCAGTTGTCATTCTGTTTTATTAGGTAAACCCCTATACTGTGACATACTGTTGATTTTAccaaagaaaatcattttgattttacaGTCATGAACTTGGAAGCCAAAGCACAAAGAGGATTACATTCCATAGAGTTTTAAAACagagtattaaaaaaaactaagctTAAGTAAATTCTGTACTGAATGCATATAGACAATAGGTGAAAATTAAACATCATG
The Cyprinus carpio isolate SPL01 chromosome A16, ASM1834038v1, whole genome shotgun sequence genome window above contains:
- the LOC109104634 gene encoding centrosomal protein of 192 kDa-like, which codes for MENVQNIEDEPFPSFLSNASLGSSGRTTLGNVTLGYTLGIPVAASTMAKIRPPVDNRVTDVQASYLEDGQFSLMHSQGSSGGREKFVLSLKEDLDNVDEFIAANRFSNLLVNVNLDETESASVCKTSSGRMAAPLLSGSVSLRTTELSSGLLSFSHIGDKDTLAAQATVLPVMEEEEEGSASEGTDSERCSGSIASFLANEKLVSLDSMNSDITDEDIDVNQLCDEELELYFNKLMPPAMQRGRVEGQEIPVELPSSSSQPPSTEPERNRHHDDDYDQRDFHMPDVRLAATGMDSCPASDEEDTEDELEASQNQGRARFLLPSTSRQPVGESHRPHFRPGLEGGSSDDELQSGGRNPDTRTGIEHRRSAEGQVINSPITGDGGGGDGSSGSDEEGNDGGVSTIPLPPTTVQSTYDVLRGLGIMGGSGQMGNDDQLQSLLSRSGMITHGQMGDRVGPVGTGEAGHSSVASGPAGRCPVNWSMSLDRQEALDAMDNTAEVHLDSVYLRAGAGSNPQHTSSTISPFLQGTQSSFHLSQVLQESHNKTDQGIDRGHTVDLGALGLRGGPCGDSPVLNEQQSTSSKDDQPGESLDARYLSQSFNENHEEHDVWNHQPDNVGLEGQQGTNATHSVVYQNEEGKWVTELAYYSSFEKEMKANMPEEVAMPFQSEDFLAGSQAMDKIIEDQKEFEKEHQFMQEEQIQAVNMSEVLGDTSWKMLSSSNILMRASQVSSELKPGNQSYLRISLGEFFQRRSEALGCLGSSEEDNVKRPSFGYLITSPEKREPFALLRPSDLFSRGGSINIETVPQSDADETLNPDDLDKTLEPNTAEATHENNVQPQRTEGQGYQISAQYENKESSGHSSESPNSSSNLMLSISTIASAIADASISSDPAQLAAMIMELSKRSRSKSRQQVAEESIMNPDPVAASNQNGLLEDLQKTTSVGDLSTPEMEKYLKMAEVSSSDSDGSTSQSCLDILTLADSLAISNKQTQQQLVPLEYRTIHEECSVVEEQAVGKKCQDLAGYTSKQTEGTYVVSPNPRSDVKRSAIPRPKSSSLPTATATAHPAKRSLGSGQPSSSSTSFKSKPVDFKSGIEKNKNDYRAAPSTNKTVPESKIKIGTARPQVASTSTTGNRCSLKGDGSVSSHFAPKTSPGLRSGSRSEVPSLKTSPHKPRTTGGRTDKPTINQARSPRSPKATQSVLKEKIAAVDHQDSLPATQEKFGSPESSAPGIVEVTHCNFRPSTSPLTHSSPSQTSIPSGNGETSPCSPGSGKDQSSPAGDSGSPQSHCSSPSLSRLTYLSINENTFMPTPDHHKKNTSMALSTTIIRASPTPPVEPFDNGNVLSSSKSPEPLCHSEIPGLNKKTSELGSGSQSDFHKDYRNRYSKGHHQSEPGPRLYPQGDSGYSSKLNIQHSSGTATEQAHQVLPHVLGSGSSFGAADDLTYGPVPSYTSQGALPNLPNHLTGRSLFSSQLAQQYLSSEGPLHAPPYQIGGPSGLYGVSAANPSMGHMHVPGHTSLQSGYLNSGQQHPPQYPVSKTYGQPSVRSWGVRDLADLRTPVMVPNELKFPSSCCVGIASQTSLNIFNPSERWQQVSISITSLSIDGEKVESLQFQWLIIKNKIIIGPKCTEEQKVLFIAPRAGLYQFTLSVSSWPASAESETVAHAEVFAKKVVLIAVAENPAIEVDVGKTGCLDFGDLPGGSTKALPLKVVNGSHATVPVRLVISANASAWHCFGFSKSPVAMTTDGYLHTGSNLPSLSTSSVINHVLHASYAENQQSFLVWVHFSPPQKYISSSGELGPADEYSARVDIEVDSPGPSHVIQSVALRARSGTPRVHAPKDLQTVCFQASLGQTAKQTLPLKNAGNIDVLLRLKGTDGDSCFTVKPEELILKAGEEKGVVVSFTAQDTQKFRESMLTILVLPSGPQYEVMLKGEMVQGVSGKVVSPPAVLSQAEVPPILSNKQFMAWGGVTLGRAVQQKLVLRNNSPTTSQQLRLLIRGQDQDCFQLQSSFGPDERLTHNRELSIKPKEDVTVHLLFAPTRVASMLAKLEIKQSAARASQPGVKFTIPLSGYGGTSNVILEELRKRSDGYVATLSGVQAGRVSKLCVCVRNTGSRAAFVKAVPYSSLQNRAVMDSAIMSLSPSQFVLKERTQEVITIAMKTTRREQVLCQSGAALLATVCLFCGDEVSRQQFRKLLQIKPEAGNKVLSENSLLKSIYFDEMFLGEEQVQEAYDLPQRPNEAQIFFGNMSKVMLSLFGTMEMSDSGESDHMESVRPSQRHTCESDSGRYISNVSLDVLPVKGPPLSPSEPVLKQPELKLENTWSIKPEQLVLTAPTFNSSADTRHVQILNRSNRELSFELSWPAHCLTITPQHGVIEPQSHLQILISPNPSLATKSSMLPWSGQIYVQCDNQQKSIKVQIRQDLAMDVSATSCAMDRSLCPLPPQAETPTLPGQKPEGSSTQPQAEIKNRTLVFPSTASGESSECFLEVENHGEEVRWYLSSFAPPYVKGVDSSGDVYRATYSAFRCEKVSGTLGIQERMKVPITFLPRDQGDYAQFWDLECHPAAKPQHKSRARFQLCGTGIRAGEACSVKENCSLVKTETTVKNRKRLDSADSKTGSSTETQKRGVYAPQSLYTFPATQVGATSTLKVNFRNNSSNTHELKFISPKEPFHIKHSNYSLRSQHYINLPVQFVPAAAGQFSGTLLVQTDTDANLAVELSGEALP
- the LOC122147949 gene encoding ly6/PLAUR domain-containing protein 2-like isoform X2, whose amino-acid sequence is MGTLSNLLFLLLTVHSVNALKCYVCGSATTNQECNKSEQDCQAPLDTCMTTVGTLGGFTAISKTCSNSKLCTSAAAIASVDNNGNGVQVTCCNSYLCNYSGAASVTLHRWLLVLPLLLITLLLRQHT